A segment of the Bacteroidales bacterium WCE2008 genome:
CGGAGGCAAGGACACGACCTTCGTCTCCCATCCGGACTGGCTTAAAGTTTCCGCTGAAAGCGGCATCGCCGGCGAGTCTGAACTCACTTTCTCTGCCGATGCTGCCTTGGAGGGCCGTACCACTGCCGTCCGCGTAGTCTCATCCGGCCGCAGGCAGTACATCAATATTATCCAGGGTGTCTTCGAGGCTACTCCTGTTACCTGTGCCGAGATCATCGCCGGACCTGACAGCAAGACCTACATGGTCACAGGTACCGTCACCAAGATCGTGAATACTACATACGGAAACTGGTATCTCCAGGACGAGACCGGCGAGGTCTATATCTATGGTACTCTTGATGCCAATGGCGGTACCAAGAACTTCCTCAGCCTCGGCCTCGAGGTGGGCGATGTCGTTACCGTGACCGGACCTAAGACAACCTACAACGGCACAGTGGAGCTTGTGGACGTGACAGTCAACAATATCGTCAAGTCCAACATCTCCGTAGATCCTAAGGAAATCAATCTCGAGGACAACAAGGCCGCTACTGCAGAAATCAAAGTTTCTTCAAAGGTCCAGCTCCTTGGCGCATTCACCGAGGCTGACTGGGTTTCCGTCTCTAATGCAACTCTCGCTGAAGATGGATCCTATGTTTATACGCTTACGATCGATGAAAACCCTGAAATGGCAGCTCGTACCGCCACCGTCACCGTCAAGGGTGTCGAGGGCTCTGTCAACAGCGTCACCATCTCCCAGCCGGGCAAGCCGACCGAGTATGCGATCGAGAACATCATCAATCTCCCTGACAAATCTGCGGCTGTCGCCGAGAATGTATATGTGGCCGGCCTTACCGAGAGAGGTTTCGTAGCTTATGACGGAAAGGCATTCGTATATGTATATCAGGGCAGCAACCCTGACCCTCAGACGAAGATCGGCGATATCGTCAACTTCAGCGGTAACAAGACAACCTATTCTGCTGTCCCTGAAATCGAGAATGTAACCGTTACCGTCGTTTCTTCCGGAAACGAAGTCCCTGCATATTCTACCAAGGATGTTACTGCTACTTTCGCCGAGTATGCTCCTGAGAAGGTTGAGTCCTTCAAGGTTTCCGGCGAGATCGAGTATGACGGCAAGTATTACAACTTCATCGTCGACGGCGTAGCCAAGGATACCCGTTACCTGTCATTCTCCAACGTCCTTCCTTCATTCGGCATCAGCGAACTCGTAGGAAAGAAGGTCGTGGCTACCGGTTTCTACAATGGCGTGTCAGGCAACCGTGTCAACATGGTTCTTGTAGATATCGTAGAGGCTGGTGATGTCCCTCCGACTCCGGGATATGACATCACAGGAGCACTTTCCGCAGCTGACAACACTGCAGTTGAGTTCACCGGCCTTGTCGCCGCTGTCTCTTCAACCAGCGCAGTCGTTACCGACGGTGTCAACTACATCTATGTCTACAGCCCTTCTACCGTCCCTGCAGTGGGCGACGAGGTTACCGTGAGCGGTACCAAGAAGACCTATGGCGGAGTGCCTGAGATCGACAAGAACTCGACCGTTACAGTCAACTCAAGCAATAACTCAGTCACCGCTCCTTCTGCAAAGGATATCACGGCATCCTTCGATGCTTATGCTTCCACCATCACCGAGTACATCTCCTTCACAGGAACCCTCGCCAAGAGTGGAAACTACTACAATGTAAATGTAGACGGCGCGACTGCAAAGGTCGGCAGCGTCAACAATCCTGTAGCAAGCCTCAATCTCGATGCTCTTGATGGCAAGAAGGTTAAGTTCACCGGTTATTTCGTAGGTCTCACAAGCAAGGATAAATATATCAATATCGTTGCTACTGAGGCTGAAGAGGTAAGCGACGTTCCTCCGACTCCGAGCTATGACATCGCCGGCGTCATTTCAGCTGATGACAACACTGCTGTAGAGTTCACCGGCCTCGTTGCCGCTGTCTCGACTTCCAGCATGGTAGTTACCGACGGTACCAACAACATATATGTGTTCAAGCCGGCCACGGTCGGCGCAATCGGCGACGAAGTTACCGTGAGCGGTACCAAGAAGACCTATGGCGGAGTGCCTGAGATTGACACCAATGCAGCCGTTACCATCAACTCAAGCAACAATGAAGTACCGGCCGTCAGCGCGAAGGATATCACCTCTACCTTCGATGCCTATACGTCAAAGGTGACCGAGTACATTTCCTTCACCGGAAAGCTCGCCAAGAGCGGAAACTACTACAATGTCAACGTCGAAGGCGCTTCTGCCCATGTCGGCAGCATCAGCTACCCTGTGGCAAGCCTCGGCATTGATGCCCTTGACGGCAAGACCGTCAAGTTCTCCGGTTACTTCGTAGGCTTCTCCGGCAAAGATAAGTACATCAATCTCGTGGCTACCGCTGCCGAGGCCGTTTCCGGCGGTGAAGGCGGCGAAGGCGGTGAAGGCGGTGAAGGCGGTGGCGGCCAGACAGGCGACGCCAAAGTCCTTACCTTTGATTTCAGCTCCGACATCGCGGGCTGGCCTGCAAAGAAAGCCGATGCGGCAGAAGGTGAGTACGACTATACCCTCGACGGAGTCAAATACACCTTCTCGCATACCAAAGCCGGCAACGGAATCTATACCGGAGCCTATAGCGGTCAAACTTATCTCATGGTCTCGCAGGACAACTACCTTGGAATGCCGGCCATAGACGGCATGAAACTCACCAAGGTCGTTGTGACCAACAGCAGCGGATGCTCGGCTTCCGTTGAGGTTCTGGTGACCTCCGACACCTCCGGGAACGCCGTTAGCGGCGGCGCTGCACAGAAATGGGCTACTACGAGCACGGAGTATACATACAATCTCTCCGATACAAAGGCAGCAACCAGATACTATCTGGCTACTACCAAGAAGAACGGACAGGTAGTAAAGCTCGTGCTTACCTATGAGCCTGCAAAATAAGGACATAGTCCTTCAGACCATATCAGGCCGCCCTTTACGGGGCGGCTTTTTTGTTATTCTTATTTGTTGTTAAAACGTTTGTATTTATTATATTTGTAGTTCCCAAAAGTATGTTAATTTAGATTTATACAATGAAATTAAGAAACCTATTCTTATCTGTTTTCGCTGCTGCCTCCATTCTGGTCGCATGCAACGAGGATGAGCCTGTTGCCGAGCCTTCGATTGAGGTCAGCGTGTCTGAACTCAGCCTAGAGAAGGCCGCTTCGGAAAATACGATCGCCGTCAAGTCCAACAGATCCTGGATCATTGACGAAGCCTCCGAGTGGATTACTGTCACTCCTGGCAGAGGCGGCGCGTCCGACGACAAACAGGTCATCGTGGTCAGTGTTCCCGAGAACACCGGATACGACCGTGAAGGTTCTTTCCGCGTGAACATCGGTTTTACTTCAAAGAGAGTCATCGTAAAGCAGGCCGGTTCAGGCTCATACGAAGACGCCGTCCTCTATGCCAACG
Coding sequences within it:
- a CDS encoding Putative binding domain-containing protein, N-terminal translates to MKLKYILTSLVAAAAVLVGCTEEKDTYFDELKVSQSYVSLPVDGGSATIKLTTTDAWELEKYIMVVSKNADGGKDTTFVSHPDWLKVSAESGIAGESELTFSADAALEGRTTAVRVVSSGRRQYINIIQGVFEATPVTCAEIIAGPDSKTYMVTGTVTKIVNTTYGNWYLQDETGEVYIYGTLDANGGTKNFLSLGLEVGDVVTVTGPKTTYNGTVELVDVTVNNIVKSNISVDPKEINLEDNKAATAEIKVSSKVQLLGAFTEADWVSVSNATLAEDGSYVYTLTIDENPEMAARTATVTVKGVEGSVNSVTISQPGKPTEYAIENIINLPDKSAAVAENVYVAGLTERGFVAYDGKAFVYVYQGSNPDPQTKIGDIVNFSGNKTTYSAVPEIENVTVTVVSSGNEVPAYSTKDVTATFAEYAPEKVESFKVSGEIEYDGKYYNFIVDGVAKDTRYLSFSNVLPSFGISELVGKKVVATGFYNGVSGNRVNMVLVDIVEAGDVPPTPGYDITGALSAADNTAVEFTGLVAAVSSTSAVVTDGVNYIYVYSPSTVPAVGDEVTVSGTKKTYGGVPEIDKNSTVTVNSSNNSVTAPSAKDITASFDAYASTITEYISFTGTLAKSGNYYNVNVDGATAKVGSVNNPVASLNLDALDGKKVKFTGYFVGLTSKDKYINIVATEAEEVSDVPPTPSYDIAGVISADDNTAVEFTGLVAAVSTSSMVVTDGTNNIYVFKPATVGAIGDEVTVSGTKKTYGGVPEIDTNAAVTINSSNNEVPAVSAKDITSTFDAYTSKVTEYISFTGKLAKSGNYYNVNVEGASAHVGSISYPVASLGIDALDGKTVKFSGYFVGFSGKDKYINLVATAAEAVSGGEGGEGGEGGEGGGGQTGDAKVLTFDFSSDIAGWPAKKADAAEGEYDYTLDGVKYTFSHTKAGNGIYTGAYSGQTYLMVSQDNYLGMPAIDGMKLTKVVVTNSSGCSASVEVLVTSDTSGNAVSGGAAQKWATTSTEYTYNLSDTKAATRYYLATTKKNGQVVKLVLTYEPAK